TAGGGATGTGCACATCGATGCTGCAGTATCGATATATCGATACTCAAAAGATGCTATTTAGGTAtcgatattttcagaaaagtatcGATTATCTGGTTAATTACATTAATAGTTTCAGCATAACTAAATGTTGTTAGCTCTGTGCATGCCGATCAGTGACACTATGTTATGAAAGTACTAGCTCTCGCGACAGTTTGACGTCACACACGGATCGGTCTCCGGCTGCGCAGCGCGGTCAGATGGACGTGCTATTCAGCTCCGTAacgtacacatacacaacacGCATGTATTGCACACTTGCACATTAAACAGAGGAGAGAATTGCAAGATGGCTTAGAGGAAGCGTAAAAGTTAAGTTAATGTATGCacagtttatattgtttgtaattttattgattgtattaagatttatgttatttaatcaatatttttgtaagaaggttgttaaaatattgtatttatttgtttaaattacttttttttgtaaatttgctaATAATAGCCAGTACAAGTATGTAATTTCTctttaattgtaattatatttttatttaaaaaaatatatatataaaaaataatgtccATCATCAGTATCGATATCGGTATCGATAAAATGTCAAGAAAAAGTATCGGTATCGTATCGCATCAAAAAAAGGTGGTATCGCCcatataacaaagaatggcaaaaatgcagatgtcatgtcatgttactctgctaatgacgttCACTCCAATGCGCTAAATAATtcaacgccgttttcataataagagttttaaaggggactATAAggcgatctcgaattcttgtacagataaCATTACGTCATCTTGGATGTTTCACTTAATCTTGGATgtaagcgacgtacgaagaatgAACCCAGGTTTGTCATTCGCCAAGGAAACATCTGATAGTTGGTGCTGTACAGTGCCATATGTAAATACTTTTGTGTACTGATAATAGCGATAGTGAACTCTGACTGTAACCACTATCAGgtgtttaaatgtaaagaaCTTTATTTTCTGCATCATTACCCAACCATAAATTGAAAAAGTACATTTATGAGTATGCCCATTTTTGCATAGATATTCgtatgcaaatatataaatccaaacattttattgtttagttggaaaaaatatcaaagatcaaaaatacaaaactatcACACAATTAGGGAGAGTCTCAATACTTACATTTTACAAGATGAAAGAAACAAGTTTGTGAGGAATAATgtgaaagaaaatgagagaCAGGCAGAAAATGCCTTAACTGGTCCATTCACAGAAGTACTTAATGTTGTGCAGATaaaatttagtttaaaaaaattaaaagctatTTCAGATGCTTCTAATCTGAAAGGTCAAAGAAAGTAGTCCGCCACTGGTTTCTTTGAGGGGATGCCTCTGGTTTCCTGAGGAGCAGCTTCAAATATGATGAACTCCCTCTGGAGATGTTCATCAAGTTCCAAGATGGCTGCCACATTACCGCacctaagaaaataataataatgtaatgacAAAAATACCTGGGTAGACATCAATTTCTgcaacatatataaatattcacGTGCAAATTTCCATTTTCACACACAGAAGTGACGAAAGAAAGACTAAAAATAAACCCACCTATAACAGTAATTGGGAGCAGACCACACTGTCAACACGGTCTCATTGAAATGCCACTTGTAGCCCTCCATAACCAGCTGATGAGCTCTGCAGATCATGCTGATATCATTGGCTGCATTAAACTGTGCTACAACATCACTACCAAACAGATACCCAGCTCCACGTGGACTTACACCCCACCCTGTGGTGtctggacaaaaaaaaaacaatcttagCTTTATATGACAATATTGTATAGATCACATGCATACATATGTTTATAAAGAATGACAACAAAAAGTGAGTCTCACCCTCTGGGTCAGACCACAGTAGGTCACACATAGGTCCATCATGAGGTACTTCTTGTTTTCGGTCTATGGTCCTGATCTGATCCAAGGTTTGAATGGATGGAGAAAGGCCACCATGCACACAGAATACCTAGGAATAAAAGTCAGGTTAGAACTTCCAAagataatatcattaataaattaaaatagaaatggACTGAAAAACAAGAGAACTCACCTTGCCATCAACAATGGCAGAGAGAGACAGGTAGTCAAAGATCTCTGTGCAGTACCGCCATACTGTAACA
This region of Triplophysa dalaica isolate WHDGS20190420 chromosome 7, ASM1584641v1, whole genome shotgun sequence genomic DNA includes:
- the ppp4ca gene encoding serine/threonine-protein phosphatase 4 catalytic subunit A, which produces MCVIMGDVIDLDRQIEQLRRCELIKENEVKALCAKAREILVEESNVQRVDSPVTVCGDIHGQFYDLKELFRVGGEVPETNYLFMGDFVDRGFYSVETFLLLLALKVRYPDRITLIRGNHESRQITQVYGFYDECLRKYGSVTVWRYCTEIFDYLSLSAIVDGKVFCVHGGLSPSIQTLDQIRTIDRKQEVPHDGPMCDLLWSDPEDTTGWGVSPRGAGYLFGSDVVAQFNAANDISMICRAHQLVMEGYKWHFNETVLTVWSAPNYCYRCGNVAAILELDEHLQREFIIFEAAPQETRGIPSKKPVADYFL